A region from the Campylobacter magnus genome encodes:
- the folD gene encoding bifunctional methylenetetrahydrofolate dehydrogenase/methenyltetrahydrofolate cyclohydrolase FolD: MTIIDGKALSAKIKERVKKDCEELIAKGIKPTLAVILVGEDKASQTYVASKEKACIAAGMGSVMHRLGEQTTQNELLSLIEVLNKDDSIHGILVQLPLPKHLDTNEVLRRIDPNKDVDGFHALNVGKLNSGLDGFVPCTPLGIMEIFKEYNIDLVGKNALVIGRSNIVGKPMAALLLNAGATVTIAHSKTKNLAQISRSMDIIVVAIGKPKFLSADMVGDGATIIDVGINRLDDGSLCGDADFEAIKNKCSFITPVPGGVGPMTIAMLLSNTIKSAKNELRA, from the coding sequence ATAATCGATGGCAAGGCGTTAAGCGCAAAAATAAAAGAGAGAGTAAAAAAAGACTGCGAAGAACTAATAGCAAAGGGCATTAAGCCTACTTTGGCTGTGATTTTAGTGGGCGAAGATAAAGCTAGCCAAACATATGTAGCAAGCAAAGAAAAAGCTTGCATCGCTGCTGGCATGGGCTCAGTCATGCACCGCCTAGGCGAGCAAACTACGCAAAATGAGCTTTTAAGCCTAATTGAAGTGCTAAATAAAGATGATAGCATTCATGGAATTCTAGTTCAGCTCCCACTGCCAAAGCACCTTGATACAAACGAAGTTTTAAGACGGATTGATCCTAATAAAGATGTAGATGGCTTTCATGCTCTAAATGTAGGCAAGCTAAACTCAGGGCTAGATGGCTTCGTGCCTTGTACGCCACTTGGTATAATGGAGATTTTTAAAGAATATAATATTGATTTAGTAGGTAAAAACGCTCTAGTAATTGGCCGCTCAAATATAGTTGGCAAACCTATGGCAGCCTTGCTGCTAAATGCAGGTGCGACTGTGACCATCGCTCACTCAAAGACAAAAAATCTAGCTCAAATCTCACGTTCTATGGATATCATCGTAGTAGCTATCGGCAAGCCAAAATTCCTAAGTGCTGATATGGTTGGAGACGGCGCGACTATCATTGATGTAGGTATAAACAGGCTTGATGATGGCTCGCTGTGTGGGGATGCGGACTTTGAGGCTATAAAGAATAAATGTAGCTTCATAACCCCAGTGCCAGGCGGCGTTGGTCCAATGACAATAGCAATGCTGCTATCAAATACCATAAAAAGCGCAAAAAATGAACTCAGGGCATAA
- the lepB gene encoding signal peptidase I codes for MNSGHNFLSKLSKFSSSWTGTIIIVLFFIFFVAQAFVIPSGSMKNSLLIGDFLFVKKFSYGMPTPHIPWLELPVAPDFNGNGHLWEGKRPQRGDIVVFRYPNEPKIYYVKRLFAVSGDEVIFAPRAMYLRPNMSDDEIRKTYGDENLFKIGGKFYVREPYKNLGIHYDSSERKDNFGGQEIDIFSIATMFAAQGRFAMSAIFAPELAPLDGLDFNAFYFKVKEDEFFMVGDNRENSNDSRFWGPINYKHVVGKPWFVYFSWDGDKKEVRWDRVGRFVDSLESDERYINASK; via the coding sequence ATGAACTCAGGGCATAATTTTCTTTCAAAACTAAGCAAGTTTAGTTCTAGCTGGACTGGCACGATTATTATTGTGCTGTTTTTTATATTTTTTGTGGCGCAAGCCTTTGTGATACCATCAGGGTCTATGAAAAACTCGCTTTTAATCGGTGATTTTCTTTTTGTAAAAAAGTTTAGCTATGGTATGCCTACGCCGCATATCCCGTGGCTGGAGCTGCCAGTAGCGCCTGATTTTAATGGCAATGGGCACCTTTGGGAGGGAAAAAGACCACAGCGTGGCGATATAGTCGTGTTTCGCTATCCAAATGAGCCAAAGATTTATTATGTAAAGCGTCTTTTTGCTGTCTCTGGCGATGAGGTGATTTTTGCCCCAAGGGCTATGTATCTGCGCCCAAATATGAGCGATGATGAAATACGCAAAACTTATGGCGATGAAAATCTTTTTAAAATCGGCGGAAAGTTTTATGTGCGTGAGCCTTATAAAAACCTAGGAATTCACTATGATTCTAGCGAGCGTAAGGATAATTTTGGTGGGCAAGAAATAGATATTTTTAGTATAGCTACGATGTTTGCGGCACAAGGGCGCTTTGCTATGAGCGCTATTTTTGCCCCTGAGTTAGCGCCACTTGATGGGCTTGATTTTAATGCTTTTTATTTTAAAGTAAAAGAAGATGAGTTTTTTATGGTTGGCGATAATAGAGAAAATAGCAATGACAGCCGCTTTTGGGGACCAATAAATTACAAGCATGTAGTAGGCAAGCCGTGGTTTGTCTATTTTAGCTGGGACGGGGACAAAAAAGAAGTTCGCTGGGATAGAGTAGGACGTTTTGTTGATAGCTTAGAAAGTGATGAGAGATATATAAATGCAAGCAAATAA
- the rpiB gene encoding ribose 5-phosphate isomerase B — protein MQANKVYLASDHGGFKGKEIALKYCKERGFDCVDLGCNSPEISVDYPDFANALAAKLENDKGAKGILVCGSGIGISIAANRHKHIRCALCHDENTAMLSRLHNDANVLAFSGRFSDEKMIIAMLRAFFDTKFEGGRHQGRIDKL, from the coding sequence ATGCAAGCAAATAAAGTATATTTAGCTAGCGACCACGGCGGATTTAAAGGCAAGGAAATTGCTCTTAAATACTGCAAAGAGCGTGGATTTGATTGCGTAGATCTTGGCTGTAATAGCCCTGAGATTAGCGTTGATTATCCTGATTTTGCAAACGCTCTTGCGGCGAAGTTAGAAAATGATAAAGGGGCTAAGGGAATTCTAGTTTGTGGTTCTGGAATTGGCATAAGTATAGCCGCAAACCGCCACAAACATATACGCTGCGCACTTTGTCACGATGAAAATACTGCTATGCTAAGCAGACTTCATAATGATGCAAACGTGCTAGCATTCTCAGGTCGTTTTAGCGATGAAAAGATGATTATAGCGATGTTGAGAGCCTTTTTTGATACCAAGTTTGAGGGCGGCAGGCATCAAGGGCGCATTGATAAACTTTAA
- a CDS encoding adenine phosphoribosyltransferase, which translates to MTFSEQLEKDIRVIPDFPKPGILFRDITTLLNDAQAFARLLDYLESCYKNSDIDFIAGIESRGFIFGAALASRLCLGFVPIRKAGKLPCATFKESYELEYGSATIEIHKDAFRGQKDAKVLLIDDLLATGGTATAACKLVKNVGAKVVEACFIIELTELGGASKLRALCDVYSILKL; encoded by the coding sequence ATGACATTTAGCGAGCAATTAGAAAAAGACATTAGAGTTATACCAGATTTTCCAAAGCCTGGAATTTTATTTCGTGATATAACCACGCTTTTAAACGATGCGCAGGCCTTTGCTAGACTGCTTGATTATCTAGAATCTTGCTACAAAAATAGCGATATTGATTTTATCGCTGGGATTGAGAGTAGGGGCTTTATCTTTGGTGCTGCGCTTGCTAGCAGGCTCTGCCTTGGCTTTGTGCCTATTCGCAAAGCTGGCAAACTGCCTTGTGCTACTTTTAAAGAGAGTTATGAGCTAGAATACGGCTCTGCTACGATTGAGATTCACAAAGACGCGTTTAGAGGGCAAAAGGACGCAAAAGTGCTTTTAATAGATGATTTGCTAGCCACCGGCGGTACAGCCACAGCTGCTTGCAAGCTAGTAAAAAACGTAGGCGCAAAAGTGGTTGAAGCCTGCTTTATCATAGAACTAACAGAGCTTGGCGGTGCTAGCAAGCTAAGAGCGCTTTGTGATGTTTATAGTATATTAAAATTATAA
- a CDS encoding DedA family protein: MQEFFTGLFETYPSWVYLIVFFWCILEGELALILAGIAAHSGGVNLGLVIFIAGLGGFCGDQIYFYIGRYNKKYIQKKLASQRTKFAIAHVLLQKYGWPVIFVQRYLYGFRTVIPMSIGVTRYSSIKFAIINLISAWVWAAITILLAWYFGDEIWIVIHWIEKHWYFGVPLLIMVAASVVLTFKKIESNMLKKRELRKNENRIK, encoded by the coding sequence ATGCAAGAGTTTTTTACCGGACTTTTTGAGACTTATCCTAGTTGGGTTTATCTCATTGTGTTTTTTTGGTGTATTTTAGAAGGTGAGCTAGCACTCATTTTAGCTGGCATTGCTGCGCACTCTGGCGGGGTAAATTTGGGGCTTGTTATTTTTATAGCTGGGCTTGGTGGCTTTTGTGGGGATCAAATATATTTTTACATCGGTCGCTATAACAAAAAATATATCCAAAAAAAGCTAGCTAGTCAGCGTACGAAGTTTGCCATAGCGCATGTCTTGCTTCAAAAATACGGCTGGCCGGTGATTTTTGTGCAGCGTTATCTTTATGGCTTTCGCACGGTGATACCGATGAGCATAGGCGTTACTCGCTATTCTAGCATTAAGTTTGCTATTATAAATTTAATTAGTGCTTGGGTTTGGGCGGCGATTACGATTTTGCTAGCTTGGTATTTTGGCGATGAGATTTGGATAGTGATTCACTGGATAGAAAAACACTGGTATTTTGGCGTACCGCTGCTAATAATGGTTGCTGCTAGCGTGGTGCTAACATTCAAAAAAATAGAATCAAACATGCTTAAAAAAAGGGAGTTAAGAAAAAATGAAAATAGAATTAAGTAA
- a CDS encoding leucyl aminopeptidase, translating into MKIELSKAKSDYEIILLEKDEIKTAADFKDFDFYDYKGEGLLNLSEKRRIYSAIKKRDFNAIANAASAAIRAISKLKIKSAKLCFDFKSECELKAAVQGILLGAYSYEKYKSDKKPKNLEKVLIDTNLKGTEQILANCEILSESVNFVRDIVNEIPAIYTPERMAKDACDLAKNSKVLKCEVLGESELKKEKMNAMLAVANASPHEPKLIHLSYKPKGAKLKVCFVGKGVTYDTGGLSLKPSDYMLSMKADKSGAAAALGIIKAASELGIALEIHSVLGCVENAIGSKAYKPDDVLIAKNGVSIEVRNTDAEGRLVLADTLAWAQENIKPDFIIDLATLTGACVVGVGEYTSAIMGNNYELQSDFYKAAKTSGEFFSILEFNEHLAEHIKSDIADVSNAANTRYGGALTAGLFLDKFIKDEYKDKWLHLDIAGPAFVSKAWGLNPAGGSGAGVRACVAFLESLGSK; encoded by the coding sequence ATGAAAATAGAATTAAGTAAAGCAAAAAGCGATTATGAAATAATCTTGCTTGAAAAAGATGAGATTAAAACAGCGGCTGATTTTAAAGACTTTGACTTTTATGATTACAAGGGTGAGGGGCTTTTAAATCTAAGTGAGAAAAGGCGCATTTATTCTGCTATTAAAAAGCGTGATTTTAACGCTATTGCAAATGCCGCCTCAGCTGCAATACGCGCTATCTCAAAGCTAAAAATCAAAAGTGCCAAGCTTTGCTTTGATTTTAAAAGCGAGTGCGAGCTAAAAGCTGCGGTGCAGGGAATTTTGCTAGGTGCTTATAGCTATGAAAAATACAAAAGTGATAAAAAGCCAAAAAACTTAGAAAAAGTGCTAATTGATACTAATTTAAAAGGTACAGAGCAAATTCTAGCTAATTGTGAAATTCTAAGTGAGAGTGTGAATTTCGTGCGTGATATAGTAAATGAAATACCAGCTATTTACACGCCTGAGCGTATGGCAAAGGATGCGTGTGACTTAGCCAAAAATAGCAAAGTGCTAAAATGTGAAGTTTTAGGCGAGAGTGAGCTAAAAAAAGAGAAAATGAACGCTATGCTAGCTGTAGCAAACGCTAGTCCACACGAGCCAAAACTAATTCATCTTAGCTACAAACCAAAAGGCGCAAAGCTAAAGGTCTGCTTTGTAGGTAAGGGCGTGACCTACGATACTGGCGGACTTAGCTTAAAGCCAAGTGATTATATGCTAAGTATGAAAGCTGATAAAAGTGGCGCAGCAGCAGCTCTTGGTATAATCAAAGCTGCTAGCGAGCTTGGAATTGCCTTAGAAATTCACTCAGTGCTAGGCTGCGTAGAAAACGCAATAGGCAGCAAGGCTTATAAGCCTGATGATGTGCTAATTGCCAAAAATGGCGTTAGCATAGAGGTGCGAAATACAGACGCAGAAGGTCGCCTCGTGCTAGCTGACACGCTAGCGTGGGCGCAAGAAAACATTAAGCCTGATTTTATCATTGACCTAGCTACTTTAACAGGGGCTTGTGTAGTAGGCGTAGGGGAGTATACAAGCGCTATAATGGGCAATAACTACGAGCTACAAAGTGATTTTTATAAAGCGGCAAAAACTAGTGGAGAGTTTTTTAGTATTTTAGAGTTTAATGAGCATTTAGCTGAGCATATAAAAAGTGATATCGCTGATGTCTCAAACGCTGCTAATACTCGCTATGGCGGGGCTCTCACAGCTGGGTTATTTCTAGATAAGTTTATAAAAGATGAGTATAAAGACAAATGGCTACACCTTGATATAGCAGGGCCTGCTTTTGTAAGCAAGGCTTGGGGGCTAAATCCAGCAGGTGGCTCTGGGGCTGGGGTTAGAGCCTGCGTGGCGTTTTTAGAGAGTTTGGGGAGCAAATAA
- the ychF gene encoding redox-regulated ATPase YchF, with protein MGLAVGIVGLPNVGKSTTFNALTKASNAQAANYPFCTIEPNKAVVEVPDARLDELAKIVEPKRIMHSQVEFVDIAGLVKGASKGEGLGNKFLANIRECEVLLHIVRCFDDSNITHVEGHTDPVRDAEIIETELILADMEQLNKKIEKLAREAKSGANKEAKASLECANALLEHLNAGKKASSFDGGDVFESLNKELRLLSAKEMIYGANVDEDGLSSDNEYVKAIKAHAAENNAQVIKLCAKIEEDLVGMSDEEAKELLAGMGADESGLELIIKAAFAKLGLISYFTAGVQEVRSWTIKRGWLAPKAASVIHNDFEKGFIKAEVISYEDFVACKGEAGAKEAGKLRIEGKEYEVKDGDVMHFRFNV; from the coding sequence ATGGGACTAGCAGTAGGAATAGTAGGTTTGCCAAATGTGGGCAAAAGCACGACATTTAATGCTCTAACAAAGGCTAGTAACGCTCAGGCTGCAAACTATCCTTTTTGTACCATTGAGCCAAATAAGGCTGTGGTAGAAGTGCCTGATGCACGTCTTGATGAGCTAGCAAAAATCGTAGAGCCAAAGCGAATTATGCACTCTCAGGTGGAGTTTGTAGATATCGCTGGGCTTGTAAAAGGTGCTAGCAAGGGCGAGGGACTTGGAAATAAATTTCTAGCAAATATTAGAGAGTGTGAAGTGCTACTTCATATCGTGCGCTGCTTTGATGATAGTAATATCACGCATGTAGAAGGGCATACTGATCCAGTGCGAGATGCTGAAATAATAGAAACTGAGCTAATCTTGGCTGATATGGAGCAACTAAATAAAAAAATAGAAAAACTTGCCAGAGAGGCAAAATCTGGGGCAAACAAAGAAGCAAAGGCTAGCTTGGAGTGCGCAAATGCGCTTTTAGAGCATTTAAATGCTGGCAAAAAGGCTAGTAGCTTTGATGGTGGAGATGTTTTTGAAAGTCTTAATAAAGAGCTAAGACTGCTTTCAGCAAAAGAGATGATATACGGCGCAAATGTAGATGAAGATGGGCTTTCAAGCGATAATGAATATGTAAAAGCGATAAAAGCTCACGCAGCAGAAAATAACGCGCAAGTTATCAAGCTTTGTGCTAAGATTGAAGAAGATTTAGTAGGTATGAGCGATGAGGAAGCCAAAGAGCTTTTGGCTGGGATGGGAGCAGATGAGAGTGGATTGGAGCTTATAATAAAAGCTGCCTTTGCTAAGCTTGGGCTTATTAGCTACTTTACAGCAGGTGTGCAAGAGGTGCGTAGCTGGACTATAAAGCGTGGCTGGCTAGCCCCAAAAGCGGCAAGTGTCATTCACAATGACTTTGAAAAAGGCTTTATCAAAGCTGAGGTAATAAGCTATGAAGACTTTGTAGCGTGTAAGGGCGAAGCTGGTGCAAAAGAAGCTGGCAAACTACGCATAGAAGGTAAGGAATACGAAGTAAAAGACGGAGATGTGATGCATTTTAGATTTAATGTGTAG
- the hypB gene encoding hydrogenase nickel incorporation protein HypB — MKSTLEVFESILSKNDKAAAKIRADFNARGLLAMNLMSSPGAGKTTLLERTIKELGKKSVKIGVVEGDLETNKDADRIIVAGAKAYQITTGQSCHLDADMVKVGLDNLPLDKLDLLFVENVGNLVCPASYDVGTHANVVLLSVPEGDDKIPKYPVMFRRSDLVIITKVSLIEHFDFSIERAKSELAKLNPLSKLITLDSKTGEGFEAWIEFIAEQKALLKK, encoded by the coding sequence ATGAAAAGCACGCTTGAGGTATTTGAGAGCATTCTTAGCAAAAATGATAAAGCTGCGGCAAAAATAAGAGCTGATTTTAACGCTAGGGGCTTACTGGCGATGAATCTAATGAGTAGCCCAGGTGCTGGCAAAACCACGCTTTTAGAGCGCACGATAAAAGAGCTTGGCAAAAAGAGCGTAAAAATCGGCGTGGTGGAGGGCGATTTGGAGACAAACAAAGACGCTGATCGCATCATAGTGGCCGGCGCAAAAGCCTACCAAATCACCACCGGCCAAAGCTGCCATTTAGATGCTGATATGGTAAAGGTGGGGCTTGATAATTTGCCGCTTGATAAGCTTGATTTGCTCTTTGTAGAAAATGTGGGAAATCTTGTCTGTCCTGCTAGCTATGATGTGGGGACGCACGCAAATGTCGTGCTTCTAAGCGTGCCAGAAGGCGATGATAAAATCCCAAAATACCCTGTGATGTTTCGCCGCAGCGACCTTGTGATTATCACAAAAGTTAGTTTAATAGAGCATTTTGATTTTAGCATAGAGCGTGCTAAAAGCGAGCTAGCAAAGCTAAATCCGCTCTCAAAACTCATCACACTTGATAGCAAAACCGGCGAGGGCTTTGAGGCGTGGATAGAGTTTATCGCTGAGCAAAAAGCCTTGCTGAAAAAGTAA
- a CDS encoding aminotransferase class IV: protein MNSSKKSIFLFETIKIQNGNVLNLDFHIKRAQNSVLNELKFDFAKVLKPKTDGIYRAKVIYDENGELVSVEYFPYKMRDFYEFKLVNISFSYDKKYLDRSDIDKAKSGFDEIIMMKNSLITDTSIANLAIFDESLGLWLTPKTPLLKGTSRQRLLQNGFLKPKDISKNELLNAKKIALMNAMIGFVELDKFKII from the coding sequence ATGAACTCATCCAAAAAGTCTATTTTCCTTTTTGAGACTATAAAAATTCAAAACGGTAATGTTTTAAATTTAGATTTTCACATCAAAAGAGCTCAAAATTCCGTCTTAAACGAGCTTAAATTTGACTTTGCAAAGGTCTTAAAGCCAAAAACAGACGGAATTTACAGGGCCAAAGTGATATATGATGAAAACGGCGAGCTTGTAAGCGTAGAGTATTTTCCATACAAAATGCGTGATTTTTACGAGTTCAAGCTAGTAAATATAAGCTTTAGCTACGATAAAAAATATCTAGATAGAAGCGACATAGACAAAGCTAAAAGCGGCTTTGATGAGATAATTATGATGAAAAACTCTCTCATAACAGACACTAGCATAGCGAATTTAGCTATTTTTGATGAGAGCTTAGGTCTGTGGCTTACTCCAAAAACTCCACTTTTAAAAGGCACTTCAAGACAAAGGCTACTTCAAAACGGCTTTTTAAAACCAAAAGACATAAGTAAAAATGAGCTCTTGAACGCTAAAAAGATCGCTTTAATGAACGCTATGATAGGCTTTGTAGAGTTAGATAAATTTAAAATAATATAA
- the pstS gene encoding phosphate ABC transporter substrate-binding protein PstS: MLKKTLLSGLGAAVICASASAASLTGVGATFPMPIYKELSKIYYEQTKNEVSYSGGGSGKGIASISAKNGDFGGSDEPLTQEVLKEKNLVQFPAVIGAVVLGYNLDGIKDLRLDPSTLAMIYSGEITKWNNMKIKALNPSIKLPNADIIVIVRSDASGTTFNFTNYLANDEKWKYKYGVAKSINWEAKVTPVASNPLMATMIEKTPFSIGYLEYSYAKNMNLASLKNSENEYIAPSPASFGVASKNAKFTSENGFYKILTNASGKGSYPLVAASFILLHKEGKNNKEVAKFFNWAMSDEKALNATRKLGYEPIDENTAKAIKEYLDKQ, translated from the coding sequence ATGCTTAAAAAAACTTTACTTTCAGGTCTTGGTGCAGCTGTGATTTGCGCTAGTGCAAGTGCTGCTAGTCTTACTGGTGTGGGGGCGACTTTCCCTATGCCAATTTACAAAGAACTCTCAAAAATCTACTATGAACAAACTAAAAATGAGGTAAGCTACTCAGGTGGTGGCTCAGGCAAGGGGATTGCTAGCATAAGCGCAAAAAATGGCGACTTTGGCGGTAGTGATGAGCCCTTAACGCAAGAGGTATTAAAAGAAAAAAATCTAGTTCAGTTTCCAGCTGTGATTGGGGCTGTTGTGCTTGGATATAATCTAGATGGTATTAAAGATCTACGCCTTGATCCTAGCACCTTAGCGATGATTTATAGCGGTGAGATTACAAAATGGAATAATATGAAAATCAAAGCTCTAAATCCTAGCATAAAGCTGCCAAACGCTGATATAATCGTAATAGTGCGCAGTGATGCTAGTGGAACTACATTTAACTTCACAAACTACCTAGCAAATGATGAAAAGTGGAAATATAAATACGGCGTAGCAAAAAGCATAAATTGGGAAGCAAAAGTAACGCCAGTCGCCTCAAATCCGCTAATGGCTACTATGATAGAAAAAACGCCTTTTAGTATAGGATATTTAGAGTATTCTTATGCTAAAAACATGAATCTAGCTAGCCTAAAAAACTCTGAAAATGAGTATATTGCGCCAAGCCCAGCAAGCTTTGGGGTAGCTAGCAAAAATGCTAAATTTACTAGCGAAAATGGCTTTTACAAAATTCTTACAAACGCTAGTGGCAAGGGGTCGTATCCGCTAGTTGCAGCTAGTTTTATTTTACTACATAAAGAGGGCAAAAATAATAAAGAAGTAGCGAAGTTTTTTAACTGGGCTATGAGTGATGAAAAGGCGCTAAATGCTACAAGAAAGCTAGGCTATGAGCCAATTGATGAAAATACAGCAAAAGCGATAAAAGAGTATTTGGATAAACAATAA
- the pstC gene encoding phosphate ABC transporter permease subunit PstC — protein MKELSFKVLIRFGAYFVVFLALLLFAVLVFKSSATFKSFGIGFIFDSVWDVNKGHFGGGAAIYATLLSTALAMIFALPVALGVGVFLTHILAKRFRAFFSICIELLAAIPSIIYGMWGFLYFVPLVGSIFGGSGVGLLASAGVLAIMILPLIACVSKDAINAVPKSVVESAYALGATRAQVLCQVVLPRAKTGILAGAILALARALGETMAVVFLMGGVLKVQPSLVEPASSIALTIALQFGEAMTNPAHESALFALAFILFVISALCSSGVRYVFK, from the coding sequence ATGAAAGAGCTTAGTTTTAAGGTTCTAATTCGCTTTGGAGCGTATTTTGTAGTGTTTTTGGCACTGCTACTTTTTGCGGTGCTAGTTTTTAAATCAAGTGCTACATTTAAAAGCTTTGGGATAGGATTTATTTTTGATAGTGTGTGGGATGTTAATAAAGGGCATTTTGGCGGCGGGGCTGCTATTTATGCTACCTTGCTTAGCACTGCCTTGGCGATGATTTTTGCCCTGCCAGTAGCACTTGGGGTTGGAGTTTTTCTTACTCACATTTTGGCTAAAAGATTTAGAGCGTTTTTTAGCATTTGTATAGAGCTTTTAGCGGCGATTCCCAGTATCATTTATGGTATGTGGGGATTTTTATATTTTGTGCCCTTAGTTGGCTCTATTTTTGGTGGCTCTGGTGTAGGTTTGCTCGCTAGTGCTGGCGTGCTTGCTATTATGATTTTACCTTTGATAGCCTGTGTTAGCAAAGATGCGATAAACGCTGTGCCAAAAAGCGTGGTAGAATCAGCTTACGCACTTGGTGCTACAAGGGCTCAGGTGCTATGCCAAGTAGTCCTACCTCGCGCTAAAACTGGAATTTTAGCCGGTGCGATTTTAGCCCTAGCAAGGGCTCTTGGTGAGACTATGGCGGTGGTTTTTTTAATGGGTGGAGTGCTAAAAGTTCAGCCAAGCTTGGTTGAACCTGCTAGTTCTATTGCGCTAACTATCGCTTTACAATTTGGCGAAGCTATGACAAACCCAGCGCATGAGAGCGCATTATTTGCTTTGGCTTTTATTTTGTTTGTGATTTCTGCGCTTTGTTCAAGTGGAGTAAGATATGTTTTTAAATAA
- the pstA gene encoding phosphate ABC transporter permease PstA has protein sequence MFLNNEIKNNIFTALCVLFGLAGVGFLLIIICSLIYKGILGLSPAIFTLPTAFGGLANAILGQIILVFMASVFGLFIGSFAGIYISEYSKNKAVKNGLICVIEILLSTPSIIVGVFIYAIFVSTFGSYSGIAGSLALGFIMLCVVAKTFFEALGSVDPKLKEASYALGASKRQVIMSVMMANARPALITGVILGVARIAGESAPLLFTNANNDFFSFDIFSSLPSLSVSIYEFSLSSDEALRNAAWSGALLLLIMVLGANIISKIMFLKRK, from the coding sequence ATGTTTTTAAATAATGAGATAAAAAATAATATTTTTACCGCACTTTGCGTGCTTTTTGGGCTTGCTGGAGTGGGTTTTTTGCTTATTATCATCTGCTCGCTTATATACAAAGGCATTTTGGGGCTAAGTCCCGCGATTTTTACCTTGCCTACTGCTTTTGGTGGGCTAGCAAATGCTATTTTAGGACAGATTATTTTAGTTTTTATGGCTAGTGTTTTTGGGCTGTTTATCGGCTCTTTTGCTGGTATTTACATAAGCGAATACTCAAAAAACAAGGCTGTAAAAAACGGCCTAATCTGCGTGATAGAAATTTTACTTAGCACACCTAGCATTATTGTTGGTGTGTTTATTTATGCGATTTTTGTTAGCACTTTTGGCTCTTATTCTGGCATAGCTGGCTCGCTAGCTTTGGGCTTTATCATGCTTTGTGTGGTGGCAAAGACCTTTTTTGAAGCACTTGGTTCGGTTGATCCTAAGCTAAAAGAAGCTAGCTACGCACTTGGGGCTAGTAAAAGGCAGGTGATAATGAGTGTGATGATGGCAAATGCAAGACCTGCGCTTATAACAGGCGTGATTTTGGGTGTTGCTAGGATAGCAGGTGAGAGTGCGCCATTATTATTTACAAATGCTAATAATGATTTTTTTAGCTTTGATATTTTTAGCTCGCTGCCAAGTCTAAGTGTAAGCATTTATGAGTTTAGCCTAAGTAGTGATGAGGCACTTAGAAATGCTGCGTGGAGCGGGGCATTGCTACTACTTATCATGGTGCTTGGAGCAAATATTATTAGTAAAATTATGTTTTTAAAAAGAAAATAA